The proteins below are encoded in one region of Rhododendron vialii isolate Sample 1 chromosome 7a, ASM3025357v1:
- the LOC131332330 gene encoding pentatricopeptide repeat-containing protein At1g77360, mitochondrial-like, which produces MEAIARKPSYSLSTSVPLENPLRIIPYSSSQTPTQQPHPQHQFPNLENPDVSPMARILCEILTKTPPQGLENALSSTLIKPTPEIVEEVLNLSFRSPSAAVVFFRWAGMIQKHSASCWNLMVDLLGKNGLFKSMWDVIRSMKQEGVLSMAAFVSAFRGYCSLDKFNEAVMAFDLMERYGIQADVVAVNSLLSAICRKDNETTKALEFFERIKTRIPPDADSYSILLEGWEKEGNVAKAKKTFGEMVIRVGWSPQNVAAYNAFLTTLVRGSQVDEAIKFLEIMKGKNCSPGLKFFSDALDTLIELNDTAHVVVLWDMMANSRLLPNLRMFNSIITLLCDNNDIDGAFGFLDKMVFYGVFPDSLTYNTIFKCLIKNKKVREAGGFFFEMVKNEWPPTHSNCVVAIKMFFDGYDPQMAGEIWTYMFRNHVLPLEESSNAFLIGLCEMGRLTELRRLAEKMLDRNIGIKESTMAKLKHAFNKDDRSTTRDAYDSLIRKWKSS; this is translated from the coding sequence ATGGAGGCAATTGCTAGAAAACCTAGCTACAGTCTATCAACTAGTGTTCCCCTGGAAAACCCACTTCGAATCATCCCTTATTCATCATCACAAACACCCACCCAACAACCCCATCCTCAACACCAGTTCCCAAATCTTGAAAACCCAGATGTGTCTCCAATGGCTAGAATTTTGTGTGAAATTCTCACCAAGACCCCACCACAAGGCCTTGAGAATGCCCTTTCATCCACCCTAATCAAACCTACGCCGGAAATCGTAGAAGAAGTACTCAATCTCTCCTTCAGGTCTCCCTCGGCTGCGGTGGTGTTTTTCCGGTGGGCAGGGATGATCCAGAAGCACTCTGCTAGTTGTTGGAACCTGATGGTGGATTTGCTAGGCAAGAATGGTTTGTTTAAGTCGATGTGGGACGTGATCCGGTCGATGAAGCAAGAAGGGGTGCTTTCAATGGCGGCGTTTGTATCAGCCTTCAGAGGTTATTGTAGCTTGGATAAGTTTAATGAAGCTGTTATGGCCTTCGATTTGATGGAGAGGTACGGAATTCAGGCGGATGTAGTGGCTGTGAACTCTCTGTTGAGTGCTATTTGTCGAAAGGATAATGAAACGACGAAAGCGCTTGAGTTCTTCGAGCGAATTAAGACTAGAATTCCGCCTGATGCTGACTCTTACAGCATTCTGTTGGAAGGGTGGGAGAAGGAAGGGAACGTGGCCAAGGCGAAGAAAACGTTCGGCGAGATGGTGATTCGGGTTGGGTGGAGTCCGCAAAACGTGGCAGCTTACAATGCATTCTTGACAACTCTTGTTCGTGGGTCCCAGGTGGATGAGGCAATCAAGTTTCTTGAGATTATGAAGGGGAAGAACTGCTCTCCAGGTTTGAAATTCTTCTCTGATGCACTAGATACTCTTATTGAGCTAAATGATACAGCTCATGTTGTGGTCTTGTGGGATATGATGGCCAATAGCAGATTGTTACCGAATTTGAGAATGTTCAATTCAATAATTACCTTGCTTTGTGACAACAATGACATCGATGGCGCCTTCGGTTTCCTTGATAAGATGGTCTTCTATGGCGTTTTCCCTGATTCTTTAACCTATAACAcaattttcaaatgtttgaTCAAGAACAAGAAGGTTCGGGAAGCAGGTGGGTTTTTCTTCGAGATGGTCAAGAATGAATGGCCTCCAACCCATTCAAATTGTGTTGTGGCCATCAAGATGTTCTTTGACGGGTATGATCCTCAGATGGCGGGTGAGATCTGGACCTATATGTTTAGGAATCATGTTCTGCCCCTTGAGGAGAGTTCGAATGCATTTCTTATTGGACTTTGTGAAATGGGCCGGCTGACAGAGTTGAGGAGGTTAGCAGAAAAAATGCTTGATAGAAATATAGGTATAAAGGAATCAACAATGGCTAAGCTGAAACATGCTTTCAATAAGGATGACAGAAGTACTACACGTGATGCATATGATAGTCTTATAAGGAAGTGGAAGTCTTCCTAG